One window of the Eucalyptus grandis isolate ANBG69807.140 chromosome 6, ASM1654582v1, whole genome shotgun sequence genome contains the following:
- the LOC104451124 gene encoding cytochrome P450 81Q32: protein MDPVDFLPVLRRVVDFKGRERRMVDVAKRSDVILQGMIDELRSRRMRSNSGREVESKTMIDSMLLEGYSDDVIKGQILSMLSAGTDTSAVTIEWAMSLLLNHPDVMKKAQVELDDVVGRDRLANEADIQKLPCLQNIINEVLRLFPPAPLLAPHESAEDCMIGGFNVPQGTMILVNAWAIQRDAKVWDDPTSFISKRYEGLEDDHAYQLLPFGMGRRSCPGAGLANRMVSLALVALIQCFEWEPIGEEPVDLSEGMGITMPKREPLEALCKVRGCMIANVLTQL, encoded by the exons ATGGACCCGGTTGATTTCTTGCCGGTGCTGAGGAGGGTAGTGGACTTCAAGGGGAGAGAACGGAGGATGGTGGACGTGGCTAAGAGGTCCGATGTGATCTTGCAGGGCATGATAGATGAGCTTCGGTCAAGAAGGATGAGAAGCAACAGCGGCCGAGAGGTGGAGAGCAAGACGATGATCGATTCCATGCTGCTGGAGGGCTACTCGGACGACGTCATCAAAGGCCAAATCTTG TCAATGCTAAGTGCGGGCACAGACACATCCGCGGTGACAATAGAATGGGCCATGTCCCTCCTACTCAACCATCCAGACGTCATGAAAAAAGCTCAAGTAGAACTAGACGACGTCGTTGGCCGAGACCGTCTAGCTAATGAAGCAGACATCCAGAAGCTACCTTGCCTTCAAAACATCATCAATGAGGTGCTTCGATTGTTTCCGCCGGCACCACTCCTAGCGCCTCATGAGTCTGCTGAGGATTGCATGATTGGCGGGTTCAATGTTCCCCAAGGCACCATGATCCTAGTAAATGCATGGGCAATTCAGAGAGATGCAAAAGTGTGGGATGATCCCACAAGTTTTATATCAAAGAGGTATGAGGGACTAGAAGATGATCATGCATACCAGTTGTTGCCGTTTGGGATGGGGAGGAGGAGTTGTCCTGGTGCTGGCCTTGCCAATAGAATGGTGAGTTTGGCTCTAGTGGCGCTTATTCAATGCTTCGAGTGGGAACCAATTGGCGAAGAGCCGGTGGACTTGTCCGAAGGGATGGGAATCACAATGCCGAAGAGAGAGCCATTGGAGGCTTTGTGCAAAGTGCGTGGATGCATGATTGCTAATGTTCTCACACAGCTTTGA
- the LOC120294919 gene encoding isoflavone 3'-hydroxylase-like has translation MEDGWVYVASASSFLFLLFLFKLQRSNKRNSPPSPPSLPIIGHLLLINEPVHRTLQSLSNRYGPVLSLSFGSRSVVVISSPSVAEECFTRNDIVLANRPCLLFAKIMFYGGTTIGFAPYRPQWRNLRRLTALKILSPHSLACSLTGRLEEVRLLVKSLYEVATAAPGGGGFTRVEMRSRLEEMSFNIIMRMISGKRCFGATVDAGDTEVARRLVE, from the coding sequence ATGGAAGACGGGTGGGTGTACGTCGCCTCAGcatcctccttcctcttccttctcttcttgttcAAATTGCAGAGAAGCAACAAGAGGAATTCCCCACCGAGCCCGCCTTCACTCCCTATCATCGGCCACCTCCTCCTTATTAATGAGCCAGTTCACCGGACCCTTCAGTCTCTCTCTAACCGCTATGGCCCggtcctctccctctcctttggCTCTCGCTCCGTGGTTGTCATATCCTCCCCATCCGTGGCCGAGGAGTGCTTTACCAGGAATGACATTGTCCTCGCCAACCGCCCTTGCCTGCTCTTTGCCAAGATTATGTTCTATGGTGGCACAACCATCGGCTTTGCCCCTTATCGGCCCCAGTGGCGCAACCTCCGCCGCCTCACAGCACTCAAAATCCTTTCCCCCCACAGCCTTGCCTGCTCCCTCACTGGCCGGCTAGAGGAAGTAAGGCTCCTCGTGAAGAGCCTTTATGAGGTGGCCACGGCGGCGCCAGGGGGTGGCGGTTTCACGAGGGTGGAGATGAGGTCGAGGCTGGAGGAGATGTCCTTCAACATCATCATGAGGATGATCTCTGGGAAGCGCTGCTTTGGGGCTACCGTCGATGCAGGTGACACCGAGGTGGCCAGGCGGTTAGTGGAGTAG